A genome region from Baekduia alba includes the following:
- a CDS encoding SDR family NAD(P)-dependent oxidoreductase → MELELQGKVAVVTGGSKGIGLAVAQTLAAEGVAVVVGARSVEQLPEIDGVSGFAVDLSSAGGPAALVAHAAERHGGAIDILVNNVGGAPVRLEGFLAIDDDAFAATMNLNFYSALRAIRAVLPGMIERGSGAIVNVASVNAFLADPNVIDYSAAKAALVNASKSLSQELGPKGVRINDVSPGPVATDLWLGDAGVAAQVAAAGGGDAKAGAEAAMVTGRFTTPQEVATLVALLASPRTANVTGSQYVIDGGLVKTL, encoded by the coding sequence ATGGAGCTCGAGCTGCAGGGCAAGGTCGCCGTCGTCACGGGCGGGAGCAAGGGCATCGGGTTGGCGGTCGCGCAGACGCTGGCCGCGGAGGGGGTCGCGGTCGTGGTCGGCGCGCGCAGCGTGGAGCAGCTGCCGGAGATCGACGGCGTGAGCGGCTTCGCGGTCGACCTGTCCTCGGCCGGTGGGCCGGCGGCGCTCGTCGCCCACGCGGCGGAGCGGCACGGCGGCGCGATCGACATCCTGGTCAACAACGTCGGCGGCGCGCCGGTGCGGCTGGAGGGCTTCCTCGCGATCGACGACGACGCGTTCGCCGCGACCATGAACCTCAACTTCTACTCGGCGCTGCGCGCGATCCGGGCCGTGCTGCCCGGGATGATCGAGCGCGGGTCGGGCGCGATCGTCAACGTCGCGTCGGTCAACGCGTTCCTCGCCGATCCCAACGTCATCGACTACAGCGCGGCGAAGGCGGCGCTGGTCAACGCGTCGAAGTCGCTGTCGCAGGAGCTCGGCCCCAAGGGCGTCCGGATCAACGACGTCTCGCCGGGACCGGTGGCGACCGACCTGTGGCTGGGCGACGCGGGCGTCGCGGCCCAGGTCGCCGCGGCCGGCGGCGGCGACGCGAAGGCCGGCGCCGAGGCGGCGATGGTCACCGGCCGCTTCACCACGCCCCAGGAGGTCGCGACGCTCGTCGCGCTGCTCGCCTCGCCGCGCACCGCGAACGTCACCGGCTCGCAGTACGTGATCGACGGCGGATTGGTGAAGACGCTCTAG
- the chrA gene encoding chromate efflux transporter, translating into MPPPLTTIAREWGRIGCVGFGGPPAHIALLRELCVDRRRWIAPDEFEDAIAAVNLLPGPASTQLSVYCAYRVRGRLGALVGGLCFILPGLVLILALAAAFLADDPPAWLQGAGAGAGAAVAAVAVRAGVDLIRPSWTRGRIPYILLGALAAATLGPWLVIVLLACGLASLALRLRAAGVFAPPLFLAVATAGSGGLGALCWTALKVGALSYGGGFVIIPLMQADAVQTHHWMTDAQFLNAVALGQVTPGPVVHTVAVVGYAVAGVGGGLLAALIAFSPSFLFVLGGADRFHDLLRNQHARAFIDGAAPAALGAILGSAIPLAAALTEWWQAAILAASALLLLALRAGVVPTLLVAGTTGALIALAGGPLP; encoded by the coding sequence GTGCCGCCGCCGCTGACCACGATCGCGCGTGAATGGGGGCGGATCGGCTGCGTCGGGTTCGGCGGGCCGCCGGCCCACATCGCCCTGCTGCGCGAGCTCTGCGTGGACCGCCGGCGGTGGATCGCCCCCGACGAGTTCGAGGACGCGATCGCGGCCGTGAACCTGCTGCCGGGCCCGGCGTCGACGCAGCTGTCGGTGTACTGCGCCTATCGGGTGCGCGGGCGGCTGGGCGCGCTCGTGGGCGGGTTGTGCTTCATCCTGCCCGGGCTGGTGCTGATCCTCGCGCTGGCCGCCGCGTTCCTGGCCGACGACCCGCCGGCGTGGCTGCAGGGCGCGGGGGCGGGGGCGGGCGCCGCGGTGGCGGCGGTGGCGGTCCGGGCCGGGGTCGACCTGATCCGGCCGAGCTGGACGCGCGGTCGCATCCCCTACATCTTGCTCGGCGCGCTGGCGGCGGCGACGCTCGGGCCGTGGCTGGTGATCGTGCTGCTGGCGTGCGGCCTCGCGTCGCTGGCGCTGCGGCTGCGCGCCGCGGGCGTCTTCGCGCCGCCGCTGTTCCTGGCGGTCGCCACCGCCGGTTCCGGCGGCCTCGGCGCGCTGTGCTGGACCGCGCTGAAGGTCGGCGCGCTCTCCTACGGCGGCGGCTTCGTGATCATCCCGCTGATGCAGGCCGACGCGGTCCAGACCCACCACTGGATGACCGACGCGCAGTTCCTCAACGCGGTCGCCCTCGGCCAGGTCACGCCCGGTCCGGTCGTGCACACGGTGGCGGTCGTCGGCTACGCGGTCGCCGGCGTCGGCGGCGGCCTGCTCGCCGCGCTCATCGCCTTCTCGCCGTCGTTCCTCTTCGTGCTCGGCGGCGCCGACCGCTTCCACGACCTGCTGCGCAACCAACACGCGCGCGCCTTCATCGACGGCGCCGCGCCGGCCGCGCTCGGCGCGATCCTCGGCTCCGCGATCCCCCTGGCGGCCGCCCTGACCGAGTGGTGGCAGGCCGCGATCCTCGCCGCCTCCGCGCTCCTCCTCCTCGCCCTCCGCGCCGGCGTCGTCCCGACCCTCCTCGTCGCCGGCACGACCGGCGCGCTCATCGCGCTGGCCGGTGGGCCACTGCCATAG
- a CDS encoding MerR family transcriptional regulator, with product MEEHITVAEVARRTEFAVSHIRYYERAGLLPHPLRIGRQLRYPISVLDRIRGIAEAREAGLSLAEIRELSELRERLAARRPMAVAHRPAR from the coding sequence ATGGAAGAGCACATCACCGTCGCCGAGGTCGCCCGCCGCACCGAGTTCGCGGTCTCCCACATCCGCTACTACGAACGCGCCGGCCTCCTCCCGCACCCGCTGCGCATCGGCCGTCAGCTCCGCTACCCGATCAGCGTCCTCGACCGCATCCGCGGCATCGCCGAGGCCCGCGAGGCGGGCCTGTCCTTGGCCGAGATCCGCGAGCTGTCGGAGCTGCGCGAACGCCTCGCGGCACGGCGGCCTATGGCAGTGGCCCACCGGCCAGCGCGATGA
- a CDS encoding ArsR/SmtB family transcription factor translates to MAEPVSAQLLQAVAHPVRLALLVALEEHGERSPAELATALGVERATVDEHVATLRSAELVADAAVPDRLSATSTGWVEIAARLRALQP, encoded by the coding sequence ATGGCCGAGCCCGTCTCCGCCCAGCTGCTGCAGGCCGTGGCCCACCCGGTCCGCCTCGCGCTGCTGGTTGCGCTCGAGGAGCACGGCGAGCGGTCGCCGGCCGAGCTGGCGACTGCCCTCGGCGTCGAGCGCGCCACGGTCGACGAGCACGTCGCGACGCTGCGCAGCGCCGAGCTGGTCGCCGACGCCGCCGTGCCCGACCGCCTGTCCGCGACCTCGACGGGCTGGGTCGAGATCGCCGCGCGCCTGCGCGCGCTCCAGCCCTAG
- a CDS encoding ArsR/SmtB family transcription factor, with translation MLDPDFLSALGHPARLRALVFLEARPASSREIAGEVGLSPSATAYHVRKLHEVGLIEPVDTRQRRAFEERVWRTRSRGWAKLAKHLAETAQRSNGS, from the coding sequence ATGCTCGACCCAGACTTCCTGTCCGCCCTCGGCCATCCGGCCCGGCTGCGGGCGCTCGTGTTCCTCGAGGCGCGCCCCGCGTCCTCGCGGGAGATCGCGGGCGAGGTCGGACTGTCGCCGAGCGCGACCGCCTACCACGTGCGCAAGCTGCACGAGGTCGGCCTCATCGAGCCGGTCGACACGCGCCAGCGGCGCGCGTTCGAGGAGCGGGTGTGGCGCACGCGCTCCCGCGGCTGGGCGAAGCTCGCCAAGCACCTGGCCGAGACCGCGCAGCGCTCGAACGGCAGCTGA
- a CDS encoding helix-turn-helix domain-containing protein, which translates to MLDQEETRRRIRAAMALAGISSWEELAERTPLSRSTLKDLGTERRRAEETHLRVIAAACDVPYEWFTVPDLRQVVVREDEDEPSIGERLEALERAVSALARRGRKS; encoded by the coding sequence GTGCTCGACCAGGAGGAGACCCGCCGGCGGATCCGCGCCGCCATGGCTCTCGCCGGCATCTCCAGTTGGGAGGAGCTGGCCGAGCGCACGCCGCTCAGCCGCTCGACGCTGAAGGACCTCGGGACCGAGCGCCGCCGCGCGGAGGAGACCCATCTGCGCGTCATCGCCGCCGCCTGCGACGTGCCCTACGAGTGGTTCACGGTGCCCGACCTGCGCCAGGTCGTCGTGCGCGAGGACGAGGACGAGCCGTCGATCGGCGAGCGCCTCGAGGCGCTGGAGCGCGCGGTCTCCGCCCTCGCGCGGCGCGGCCGCAAGTCCTGA
- a CDS encoding acyl-CoA dehydrogenase family protein: protein MLGDGRGSGARQMLDALDVGRANVACRARGIVDRALVCAVDEATGRAIGDGVLGDHTHAQLRVGELTARRAAVSALVDVAARAVDARADDARELATAAKVVASDTAVWAVDRAARLAASRSFAAGDELARLRRDAPQTQIGAGANDALLMTLAKPAL, encoded by the coding sequence GTGCTCGGTGACGGCCGCGGGTCCGGCGCGCGTCAGATGCTCGACGCGCTCGACGTCGGGCGCGCCAACGTCGCCTGCCGCGCGCGCGGCATCGTCGACCGCGCGCTGGTCTGCGCGGTCGACGAGGCGACCGGCCGCGCGATCGGCGACGGCGTCCTGGGCGACCACACCCACGCCCAGCTGCGGGTCGGCGAGCTGACCGCGCGCCGCGCCGCCGTCTCGGCGCTGGTCGACGTCGCCGCCCGCGCGGTGGACGCGCGCGCCGATGACGCCCGCGAGCTGGCGACGGCCGCCAAGGTCGTGGCGTCCGACACCGCGGTCTGGGCCGTCGACCGCGCCGCGCGCCTGGCCGCGTCGCGCTCCTTCGCCGCTGGCGACGAGCTCGCGCGCCTGCGCCGCGACGCGCCCCAGACCCAGATCGGCGCGGGCGCCAACGACGCGTTGTTGATGACGTTGGCGAAGCCGGCGCTCTAG
- a CDS encoding zinc-binding metallopeptidase family protein, translating into MRSFTCGVCGQLVFFDNTVCLRCGSSLGFDWDARELRAGADVPWCANRAAIGCNGLAPSFGSFCAACALTRVRPADDDPVALAEWVDAERAKRRLVYELGELKLPIPAWFDRPGGLGFDLLSSTRDAVTTGHADGIVTLDLAESDDARREQRRIDMGEPYRTLLGHFRHEVGHFYFPLLVDDDATRAAARALFGDETEDYQAALDRHYRDGPPDDWAAEHVSAYATMHPSEDWAETFAHVLHLHDTLQTAASYGLRVEGPAGRPDLHAEPIDPEAGGLRAELSDWLGLTYALNAINRSLGFDDLYPFVLTGPVVDKLAFVDGVIARGATVRSV; encoded by the coding sequence TTGCGTTCTTTCACCTGCGGCGTCTGCGGACAGCTGGTGTTCTTCGACAACACGGTGTGCCTGCGCTGCGGCTCGTCGCTGGGCTTCGACTGGGACGCGCGCGAGCTGCGCGCCGGGGCCGACGTGCCGTGGTGCGCCAACCGCGCCGCGATCGGCTGCAACGGCCTGGCGCCGAGCTTCGGGTCGTTCTGCGCGGCCTGCGCGCTCACGCGCGTGCGGCCGGCCGACGACGACCCGGTCGCGCTGGCCGAATGGGTCGACGCCGAGCGCGCCAAGCGCCGGCTGGTCTACGAGCTGGGCGAGTTGAAGCTGCCGATCCCGGCGTGGTTCGACCGGCCGGGCGGCCTGGGGTTCGACCTGCTCTCCAGCACGCGCGACGCGGTGACGACCGGGCACGCCGACGGGATCGTCACGCTCGACCTCGCCGAGTCCGACGACGCCCGCCGCGAGCAGCGCCGGATCGACATGGGCGAGCCCTACCGGACGCTGCTCGGCCACTTCCGCCACGAGGTCGGGCACTTCTACTTCCCGCTGCTGGTCGACGATGACGCGACGCGGGCGGCGGCGCGGGCGCTGTTCGGCGACGAGACCGAGGACTACCAGGCCGCGCTGGACCGCCATTACCGCGACGGCCCGCCGGACGACTGGGCGGCCGAGCACGTCAGCGCCTACGCGACGATGCACCCGTCCGAGGACTGGGCCGAGACGTTCGCACACGTGCTGCACCTCCACGACACGCTGCAGACCGCCGCGTCCTACGGCCTGCGCGTCGAGGGTCCCGCGGGCCGGCCGGACCTGCACGCCGAACCGATCGACCCGGAGGCCGGCGGGCTGCGCGCCGAACTGAGCGACTGGCTCGGGTTGACCTACGCCTTGAACGCGATCAACCGCAGCCTCGGCTTCGACGACCTCTACCCGTTCGTGCTGACCGGGCCGGTGGTGGACAAGCTGGCGTTCGTCGACGGGGTGATCGCGCGGGGCGCGACCGTCCGCTCCGTCTAG
- a CDS encoding YhgE/Pip family protein, giving the protein MGSTLRSATVSAGGWLPAALIGTAAATLMFGVLEVLLGLHADRPVLWLALLWLAIWAFTALLHTLRAGLDAVGSVVILVLLVLQLGGSGVLYPVQIAPGFFDVLHPILPMTYTIDAFRYAISGGETDRLVLHIIVLVGLLVGALAVTTRAVARRRQWTITRLKPELEI; this is encoded by the coding sequence ATGGGCTCGACGCTGCGCTCGGCGACCGTCTCCGCCGGCGGCTGGCTGCCCGCCGCGCTGATCGGCACGGCCGCCGCGACGCTCATGTTCGGCGTGCTGGAGGTCCTGCTCGGCCTGCACGCCGACCGGCCGGTGTTGTGGTTGGCCTTGCTGTGGCTGGCGATCTGGGCGTTCACCGCGCTGCTGCACACCCTGCGCGCGGGCCTCGACGCGGTCGGCTCGGTCGTCATCCTCGTGCTCCTGGTGCTCCAGCTCGGCGGCAGCGGGGTCCTGTACCCCGTGCAGATCGCGCCGGGCTTCTTCGACGTCCTGCACCCGATCCTGCCGATGACCTACACCATCGACGCGTTCCGCTACGCCATCAGCGGCGGCGAGACCGACCGGCTGGTGCTCCACATCATCGTGTTGGTCGGGCTCCTCGTCGGCGCCCTCGCCGTGACCACCCGGGCGGTCGCGCGCCGCCGGCAGTGGACGATCACCCGCCTCAAGCCCGAACTGGAGATCTGA
- a CDS encoding TetR/AcrR family transcriptional regulator, whose protein sequence is MSADGEDPGLPLSGHPVTQHLPKGRHGLSRAFIASNQRERLLDAIANVVAEKGYAGTRVADITEYAGVSRKTFYELFTDKEDCFLAAYDAITQLLMGRMAKGLLAVADASWEDRVSALLGEFLRFLAAEPAFARMCIVEVLGSGPKGLARRDAAIEAFFPVVDQIPRSQPGAERWLSETTPMFVTGGILEVVYAAIRRGEVETLPDLEADLTRLAFRAYLYHKEWESMARAKQADGH, encoded by the coding sequence ATGAGCGCCGACGGCGAGGATCCGGGCCTCCCGCTCTCCGGCCACCCGGTCACGCAGCACCTGCCCAAGGGTCGCCACGGGCTGTCGCGCGCGTTCATCGCGTCCAACCAGCGCGAGCGGCTCCTGGACGCGATCGCCAACGTCGTGGCCGAGAAGGGCTACGCGGGCACGCGCGTCGCGGACATCACCGAGTACGCCGGCGTGTCGCGCAAGACCTTCTACGAGCTGTTCACCGACAAGGAGGACTGCTTCCTCGCCGCCTACGACGCGATCACCCAGCTGCTGATGGGCAGGATGGCGAAGGGGCTGCTCGCGGTCGCCGACGCCTCGTGGGAGGACCGGGTCAGCGCGCTGCTCGGCGAGTTCCTGCGGTTCCTGGCCGCCGAGCCGGCGTTCGCGCGCATGTGCATCGTCGAGGTGCTCGGGTCCGGGCCGAAGGGGCTCGCGCGCCGCGACGCCGCGATCGAGGCGTTCTTCCCGGTCGTCGACCAGATCCCGCGCTCGCAGCCGGGCGCCGAGCGCTGGCTGTCGGAGACGACGCCGATGTTCGTCACCGGCGGGATCCTGGAGGTCGTCTACGCGGCGATCCGCCGCGGCGAGGTCGAGACGCTCCCCGACCTCGAGGCGGACCTGACGCGCCTCGCGTTCCGGGCGTACCTGTACCACAAGGAGTGGGAGTCGATGGCGCGCGCGAAGCAGGCCGACGGGCACTGA
- the upp gene encoding uracil phosphoribosyltransferase, whose translation MEGLRVIDHPVMARAVTELRAVSTTRASFRTAMADASSMLAYEALRDVPVAQVDVETPLEQTTGARPTDIMVIAVLRAGLGMVDGFLRFVPDASVGHLGMRRNEETLQPEDYYESLPAGIATATVFVVDPMLATGGSANAALARMRAAGATDLRLVNLIAAPEGVAVVRAAHPDVPITVAVLDRGLDERGYIRPGLGDAGDRLFGTD comes from the coding sequence ATGGAAGGCCTCCGCGTCATCGACCACCCCGTGATGGCCCGCGCCGTCACCGAGCTGCGCGCCGTGAGCACGACACGCGCGTCGTTCCGGACCGCGATGGCCGATGCGTCGTCGATGCTCGCCTACGAGGCGCTGCGCGACGTGCCGGTCGCCCAGGTCGACGTCGAGACGCCGCTGGAGCAGACCACCGGCGCGCGGCCGACCGACATCATGGTCATCGCGGTGCTGCGCGCCGGGCTGGGCATGGTCGACGGCTTCCTCCGCTTCGTCCCCGATGCCTCGGTGGGGCATCTCGGGATGCGGCGCAACGAGGAGACGCTCCAGCCCGAGGACTACTACGAGTCGCTGCCCGCGGGCATCGCGACGGCGACCGTCTTCGTCGTCGACCCGATGCTCGCCACCGGCGGCAGCGCCAACGCCGCGCTGGCGCGCATGCGCGCCGCCGGCGCCACCGATCTGCGGCTCGTGAACCTGATCGCCGCGCCCGAGGGCGTCGCGGTCGTCCGCGCCGCGCACCCGGACGTGCCGATCACCGTCGCGGTCCTGGATCGCGGCCTCGACGAGCGCGGCTACATCCGACCCGGCCTCGGCGACGCCGGCGACCGGCTCTTCGGCACGGACTGA
- the cdd gene encoding cytidine deaminase, with protein MAPHRNVELKARDQDPESTLRAALAHGAQDHGVLQQVDTYFAAREGRLKLREERRDGAEPEATLIAYARADAAAARTSAYHLVDVPDPGALTAALDAALGTVVVVQKLRRLLLWEDVRIHLDEVQDLGTFVELEAVAPADSDLGDEHRKVAELRAVLKLEDERVEPRGYAALLLAGGAATPRLVDLARTAMDRAYAPYSNFHVGVALRDETGALHAGANVENGAYPQGNCAEASAIGALVAGGGHRIAEAVVMADTALIVPCGGCRQRLSEFAGPDTPIHLAGPEGVRRTVTLAELLPLAFDLEDAAK; from the coding sequence ATGGCCCCACACCGCAACGTCGAGCTCAAGGCCCGCGACCAGGACCCCGAGAGCACGCTCCGTGCGGCGCTCGCCCACGGCGCGCAGGATCACGGCGTCCTCCAGCAGGTCGACACCTACTTCGCCGCCCGCGAGGGCCGGCTCAAGCTCCGCGAGGAACGGCGCGACGGCGCCGAGCCGGAGGCGACGCTGATCGCCTACGCGCGCGCCGACGCGGCCGCCGCGCGGACCAGCGCCTACCACCTGGTCGACGTCCCGGACCCGGGAGCGCTCACCGCGGCGCTCGACGCGGCGCTCGGGACCGTCGTCGTGGTCCAGAAGCTCCGCCGACTCCTGCTCTGGGAGGACGTGCGGATCCACCTCGACGAGGTCCAGGACCTGGGCACGTTCGTCGAGCTGGAGGCCGTCGCGCCGGCGGACTCCGACCTCGGCGACGAGCACCGCAAGGTCGCCGAGCTGCGCGCGGTCCTGAAGCTGGAGGACGAGCGCGTCGAGCCGCGAGGCTACGCCGCGCTGCTGCTGGCCGGCGGCGCCGCGACGCCGCGCCTGGTCGACCTCGCCCGCACCGCGATGGACCGTGCCTACGCGCCGTACTCCAACTTCCACGTCGGCGTCGCGCTGCGCGACGAGACCGGCGCGCTGCATGCCGGCGCCAACGTCGAGAACGGCGCCTACCCGCAGGGCAACTGCGCCGAGGCGTCGGCGATCGGAGCGCTCGTCGCCGGCGGCGGGCACCGGATCGCCGAGGCCGTCGTCATGGCCGACACCGCCCTGATCGTCCCCTGCGGCGGCTGCCGCCAGCGCCTGTCGGAGTTCGCGGGCCCTGACACCCCGATCCACCTGGCCGGCCCCGAGGGCGTGCGCCGGACCGTGACCCTCGCCGAGCTGCTCCCGCTCGCGTTCGACCTGGAGGACGCTGCGAAATGA
- a CDS encoding purine-nucleoside phosphorylase has product MTAADVIREAAGADAPAPRLALVLGSGLGGLAEAVQDATAIPYKDLPGFPVGSVAGHAGRLVLGTLEGTPVVVLQGRAHLYEGIPASDLAVPVRTVRALGAETLVLTNAAGSINPAAGPGAIMALTDHINMMGANPLAGPNDDRIGPRFVGLGDIYDTDLRGALHRCAQAEGVVLHEGVYLAVLGPSFETPAEIRAFRTLGADAVGMSTVPEAIVARHCGLRVAAVSAITNLAEGLGAEPLSHEHTLKNAAIAAQDLQRVLSRFVKEYN; this is encoded by the coding sequence ATGACCGCCGCCGACGTGATCCGCGAGGCCGCGGGCGCCGATGCGCCCGCGCCGCGGCTCGCCCTCGTCCTGGGCTCCGGCCTCGGCGGGCTGGCCGAGGCCGTGCAGGACGCCACCGCGATCCCCTACAAGGATCTGCCCGGCTTCCCGGTCGGGTCGGTCGCCGGCCATGCCGGCCGGCTCGTGCTCGGCACGCTGGAGGGCACGCCCGTCGTCGTCCTCCAGGGCCGCGCCCACCTGTACGAGGGCATCCCGGCGTCCGACCTCGCCGTCCCGGTGCGCACCGTCCGGGCGCTCGGCGCCGAGACGCTGGTCCTGACCAACGCGGCGGGCTCGATCAACCCGGCCGCCGGGCCGGGCGCGATCATGGCGCTGACCGACCACATCAACATGATGGGCGCCAACCCGCTGGCCGGTCCGAACGACGACCGCATCGGCCCGCGGTTCGTGGGCCTGGGCGACATCTACGACACCGACCTCCGCGGCGCGCTGCACCGCTGCGCGCAGGCCGAGGGCGTCGTGCTGCACGAGGGCGTCTACCTCGCGGTGCTCGGCCCGTCGTTCGAGACGCCGGCCGAGATCCGCGCGTTCCGCACGCTCGGCGCCGACGCCGTCGGCATGTCGACGGTCCCGGAGGCGATCGTCGCCCGCCACTGCGGGCTGCGCGTCGCCGCGGTGTCGGCGATCACGAACCTCGCCGAAGGCCTCGGCGCGGAGCCGCTGTCACACGAGCACACGCTGAAGAACGCCGCGATCGCCGCGCAGGACCTCCAGCGCGTCCTGTCGCGCTTCGTAAAGGAGTACAACTAG
- a CDS encoding thymidine phosphorylase, whose amino-acid sequence MAVRATKELLRDKRDGKALTPDELRWIASGIGDGTLSDAQCAAFAMAVFFRGLDAEELPAFTLGMRDSGTVLDWSDIDKPVLDKHSTGGVGDKVSLILAPLIAACGGATPMISGRGLGHTGGTLDKLEAIPGYDATPSGPLMGEVVRAVGCVIGGQTDDLAPADRKLYGIRDATGSVEAIPLIVSSILSKKLAAGLGGLVMDVKHGNGAFMAEYDDARALARALVDVAVAAGLPTVALLTDMNQVLGATAGNALEVRESIEILNNDPDADPRLVEVTLELTRALLDLGGIGDRDPEEALRSGAAAERFGAMVAALGGPSDIMDNYDAHLDRAPVVREVFPDEDGVVGAHDTRALGIAVMNLGGGRKVESDVIDMAVGLDAVAGPGADVARGGRPLAIVHARDEAGADAAEAAVRAAITVGDSAPDPSPIVAEVLR is encoded by the coding sequence ATGGCCGTTCGAGCCACCAAGGAGCTGCTGCGCGACAAGCGCGACGGCAAGGCGCTGACGCCCGACGAGCTGCGCTGGATCGCGTCGGGCATCGGCGACGGCACGCTCAGCGACGCGCAGTGCGCGGCGTTCGCGATGGCCGTGTTCTTCCGCGGCCTGGACGCCGAGGAGCTGCCGGCCTTCACGCTCGGCATGCGCGACAGCGGCACGGTCCTGGACTGGTCGGACATCGACAAGCCGGTGCTCGACAAGCACTCGACCGGCGGCGTGGGCGACAAGGTGTCGCTGATCCTCGCGCCGCTGATCGCCGCGTGCGGCGGCGCGACGCCGATGATCTCGGGCCGCGGCCTGGGCCACACCGGCGGCACGCTGGACAAGCTGGAGGCGATCCCGGGCTACGACGCGACGCCGTCGGGCCCGCTGATGGGCGAGGTGGTCCGCGCGGTGGGCTGCGTGATCGGCGGCCAGACCGACGACCTCGCGCCCGCCGACCGCAAGCTCTACGGCATCCGCGACGCGACCGGCAGCGTCGAGGCGATCCCGCTGATCGTCTCCTCGATCCTGTCCAAGAAGCTCGCGGCCGGGCTCGGCGGGCTCGTCATGGACGTCAAGCACGGCAACGGCGCGTTCATGGCGGAGTACGACGACGCGCGCGCGCTCGCGCGAGCGCTGGTCGACGTCGCGGTCGCGGCCGGGCTGCCGACCGTGGCGCTGCTGACCGACATGAACCAGGTGCTCGGCGCGACCGCCGGCAACGCGCTCGAGGTCCGCGAGTCGATCGAGATCCTCAACAACGACCCGGACGCCGACCCACGCCTGGTCGAGGTCACGCTGGAGCTCACCCGCGCGCTGCTCGACCTCGGTGGGATCGGGGACCGCGACCCCGAGGAGGCGCTGCGCTCCGGCGCCGCGGCCGAGCGCTTCGGCGCGATGGTCGCCGCCCTGGGCGGGCCGAGCGACATCATGGACAACTACGACGCGCATCTCGACCGGGCGCCGGTCGTCCGCGAGGTCTTCCCCGACGAGGACGGCGTCGTCGGCGCCCACGACACGCGCGCGCTGGGCATCGCCGTGATGAACCTCGGCGGCGGCCGCAAGGTCGAGAGCGACGTCATCGACATGGCCGTCGGCCTCGACGCGGTCGCCGGCCCCGGCGCGGACGTCGCGCGCGGCGGCCGCCCGCTGGCGATCGTGCACGCGCGCGACGAGGCGGGCGCCGACGCGGCGGAGGCCGCGGTGCGGGCCGCGATCACCGTCGGCGACTCCGCGCCGGACCCGTCCCCGATCGTGGCGGAGGTGCTGCGATGA